The genomic segment AATTAGGATGTAGTTGTGCCTCTCCTTCAGGAAACTGCTGGCAAATTCCGGGGAGCTCTCCCTCTCGCTGAAACACATCAGCTCACCTGCTTCATCTATGAGGTCGACACACTCTGGGGAAACAGAGGGGCTCACACACATTGCAATGTTCAGTAACTGTAGGTATAAATGGTATACTGCTATTCTCTTTTTGTGTGCTCACACAGCTAAGGGCATGTGAGGGAGGAAGAGGTGGCTTTGAGAGAGCACCACCGATGAAGGAGGAAGAAGCCGGTTTAAATGAGACACCCCAGGACTGATTGAATAATTGACGCCTGGAGAGAGTGAATTCCACATGAGGAAGAGGAGCAGATAGGACAAGGTGTGTGTGGAGCTGGCAAGCGCCTGGGCTAATGGAGAGGTGGCGAAGAGCTACACAAACACAGATCAGCACAGAGTTCCATCCATGgaataaatttaaaattgatCAAATAAATCATCCCCTTTACCACAATTGTTTGTTTGATATGAGCAGCAATAGGTGTCCGAAATTTCCAACTCTGGAAGTTACATACGGTAAACATCACCTCCAGTAGTCAATGAAAATAATTCTGACTGTGATTTTTAGAATGTGTGATGAACCTGATCAGTTTAGAGATCAAATCAGTCACATCCAATATTACCAGTGGTGCTCATTGGGTAATTCTTATCTACtagatgtttacatttataaaccaatacataatatatttaagCCAAAAAGCAGTTACTGTACTTGAAACATACCTTCTGGTTCCAGGCTGCATTTCTCTTTCAGGCAGTGAATGAAGTTAATGATTCTGCAATTCGGATTTAACATCTCCTTTTGATTGTCtaggttaaaaaaacaacaacaaaagtttTCGTATCTCTTTGAAGGTCCAGAGGTGATTAATGATGTTGTTTGCCATTGATAATGTGCCTCTACAGATCGAtcgatcaatcaatcaatcaatcaatcagaaGTCTTCCCCTTGCTTCTACTACAACTGCTACTACCTCTACTGCtaggggtggcatggtggcacaatgGATGGATAATCATCATTTCCCAAGTTGCATATTTTTATATCAAtgactgaaaagaaaatggaaaagtccTCCATGAATTCCCTTGTGCTGTTCCAATTCTATTCCACCACATAATCCCATCTCATTCTATAAAACAACACAAGACCACAACTCCCTTGTACTATGAATTATGAGACCCGAATCTTCCAAAACAATCACAATCACGTGTTTTTCTTTGACATTACTTGAACATCTTGGTCTTGGCTATATCAATGGTAAAGAATTCTATACGAGAGTACAGGGTATGATTAACAgtctgctgtaaaaaaaaatattgtatttgttgCATTTAATTTGAAATCTCCTTTTCTGCAGTGAATGAGTTCTAAGAAtggtacttactgtatgtaaaggcTAATGTACCTTGATTTCTGCACAGCAGAATGGCTTTTATATATTATTGAAAAGggaataataaaacaatttaccTGGCAGCAATCCTTTCCTGTTACCACTTTAACACCGTAGAGCATGATTACATTGCTACCTTGATTGCTTACTTTCAGCAATATTTTTCTTAGTTTGGAATGATCTATTCTTTTCTCCAGCAATATACACTCCAGCTCTAGATGAAAAAGTAAATGCTTGTCTTATTAATCAAGAAAGGAATCGTTCACTCAGCCACTTTTCTCCTGTCCCTCTGGTCAAGATATGGATGCCACCCACCGGGTGAGCCTGCTTTGCATTCAGAAAAGCGGACGGTTCTTTTAGACGACATGAGACGGGACCCGTATTCCTGAAATGGAGAAAGTGGAGAGTGGCGAAAGCAGCGCTTCCCTCACACACTGCATCCATCTGAGTGGCAACTCACCCCCAAACTGCACAGTGACGAACATTCCCCCCTTTCTTCTCAATCAGCAGCTTGAAatcggaaaagaaaaaaaaaatcaactgaatttcttgtaaaaatgttggaGTGGCAGGCTGGGCTTCCTTCCTTGTCTGGTCGTCACAAACACAGTTCACAATAGGGGGCTTTAAATCAATGTTGTTGACTACCGCCATACTTGGTGACAAAGCTTTGTTATTGTGAGAGAAATTTAATTAACCCTCTCTGGAGGTTTAGCCCATGGGAACAATGGTCATGTTGCGAACTATTCTTATACAATCTCCAAACATTTTagtatttagtgtttttaaagttattttctaGTGTCCATGGTACAAAAGAGTACATTTTATCGTCCACATTATTTCCTCTTGTTGTTCTGTGCTTTGCACATGCTCTTACCCAGTGTAATGTAACATTGACTTGAAGCATAAGTACAGGGAACAACCATGCACAGTATATAAACAGTACTTCTGAGCTTAGAACTGTAATTTCTGTACCTTGTTTTGCCACAGCCATTGTATCATGTGAAAAGGGTGTACTTGACTATACCACCGACTTTATCGGTTATTTTTTCAGGTCTCCTTGAATTATGATGtcagtttaataaaaaattaaaaatataatagtgccactattaatattattactgcaaataataaatttacactctgttttatattaaaatgttgatattaaaaaataacaatgtcATAATAATACTGATATTGAAAGTACCATTCTACAGTATCTTAAAGTTTAAGGTATAGAATACATTGTACAATAGTATATAACAACCTTAAAGGGGTAGATAAGGTTTCATTCTTATTTACAGCTCGACACTGTGTCCCGGTTCTTTATTTCTCTCAATGTTGCCCCAGGGGGACAACTGCAGTTTCTTTTGTCCGTGTTCCAGTGTATCCATGGAGTCCATTCACTCTGACAGCGCCTGGCCGTTCCCTGCTCTTCTTTGTGTGTGGCACTGTGTTGAAACAGCAAGCATGGTGGAGGCTGTAAAATCTCCGTTCAAAGGCAGCAGGACATTGTGAAGTTGTCAGCGCATCTGCgtgctttgttgtttttctccccCTTCTCTCACTGCTCATTGTAAAACTCTCCTgaaagaatttttaaaaaaatgaacaggcCAATGACCACCATCCCCTGAGACTGAACTGCACATCATGAAGAACAGTATTAGGCTTTGGTCTTGCTGTGACGCTGGTCTCTTCAATGGCCTGttgatgttttgaaaaataagaCAGACTGACTTTTTCATTAATGATACTGCAAATCGTGTCTGTTAACAGTTTTCAACTTCTCCATTGTAACCAAACTAACTGCAAATGGCAAAGACAAGGGATTGCAAGATCCTGGTGTTGAATACATCGGAAAAAAACTGATGCTTGATATACTATATAATCCTATAATATGATCAATCAGATTCAAACTTTTTTAGTAGAGTCTGCGAAGGAAACAGATAACCAATCACCGTGAAAGCTTAAGCTTCTGTGGAACTCGATACAATTTAATTCAATGCTTTTTTCAAGAGTTAAGCTTTTAAggattttcctttattttggtaTAACACAAATTGGAAATGTAATTACAGAGAAAGGGGCCGGGGCTATGCAAAATAAGAAAAGGTGAATGAAAGTCTCTCTGCAATACCATGATTTTTAAGTCACTCACTGTCCTGTAGATGGTCAGAGGGAAAGTGATGAAGGGTTGCTGGGACTCCTCTCTGGGACAGTGTGAGCAGCTCAGCTGTAGTAGAGTCACTGCTCCTCTTGATCCAGAAGAGCCAGTTGAGGTGGTTCAGACATCTGGTGAGGATGCCCCCCAGATGTCTGCCAGGCACACCCACTGGAAGGGAAGAGAGCCGGGGACAGACCCAGGACACGCTGGTGGGATTGTACCTCTGGACCGGCCTGGGCGTccctcaggaggagctggagactgCTGCTGGGGAGAGGGAAGTCTGGTCTGCTCTCCACAGCCTGTTCCCCctgtgaccctcaccaggagTGAGCGATTCGAAAATGAGATGAGATTTGCACATTACCATTAGGGAAATGGTGAAACGAGATTGTTTTTTGCTGTCTGGTAAGCATGAAGCCCTTTCAAAGGAACTTGTTTAATGTTCAATCAGCTATTGGAAATGTCTATAATGGTGCAAGCCAGGTTTTACTAATTGTAATGATTTCCTCTCCTGTGATTGTGTGAGGCGCAGTTAAGAGTCTAGTTTAGTAAATAATGACTAGTAGCCTGAATCTCTCCGCATTTTAT from the Lepisosteus oculatus isolate fLepOcu1 chromosome 22, fLepOcu1.hap2, whole genome shotgun sequence genome contains:
- the LOC107079753 gene encoding uncharacterized protein C22orf15 isoform X1, with the protein product MSSKRTVRFSECKAGSPDNQKEMLNPNCRIINFIHCLKEKCSLEPEECVDLIDEAGELMCFSERESSPEFASSFLKERHNYILIKVTRAEGSEGNKYEPLLQNTGKSYPDLADLLKKLSNPLKDRDKRSSLSKKARLLKETPATPQTKSKPTPSLRKNSSITYRN